The DNA region ttcaattttaaatctaaaagtgattatttgattttttgccttttagaaactttcaaattttcgaaTGTTTTCATTGCACCTTTCTATGGACAgaccccaaatttgtatggagacttgtatgaagaaACTAATTATGCGAAATTGCTTGTTTGGACATAACGAATCGATGAATAaagttttcatgaaaaaaagtaCGATGATATTGCCCATCAATTctctcatacaaatttgggggatgtttataaaaaaatgttctgcaaatattcgaaaatgaaAAGCATCAGATGGGATTTCCTGATCGATTTGGCATCTTCGGAAATGTTTTAGATTACAGTCAAGATTTGTTTTATTgagagcaattaaaaaaaacagaacaaccTATGAATagtgggtttcctatgcagaaaaaaaataatctagaaaaaaggtgcagtggttATGTTCCAGGCATAACTAAAATGACGATGAAATTAAATCTCGAGTTTTTTCTGAAGAGGTCCtaaaagctattgtgtttcatgttTATAGGGCCTATAAAAAAACTCATTGAGTGTATCCTGCTTACTCCGATGGATGTTCACATTTATTTATCCAGATTTTTatgcgaaaatggcgttcgaatggtgaacgcccgaaatgtcaaaatcacgcagtggtaccaacattgcaaaaaaagtgttccatggcATGaccgccaatttttttttctaatgttggtgcttctgagcgattttgacatttgggacgttcaccattcgaacgccatcttcgcttaaaaaccagGATAGAACCATATAAAAAGTCAAGGTATTAAACTTAAGCTTGATGGCATATGTgagatttaattaatttatcaaaaataaaatatcttttAAGGTTATTTTTCTCAAGTTGTTCCTTTAAAAGCGACTACGTTTGGTTGGTATTTCGGATATAAATAATATAACTTATTTAGGTTTTTTCATTAACAGCAAATTATATTTGTTTCACAGGGTTATTCTGTATCGTTCAGATATTGATATCTTACATCTATCGCACAGTGACGAATGACGATATTCTGGGTATATataaaaatacttaacaaaaataCTTCTTCTGCTAAAATTGTTCGTTTTGCTTGCTACGCTTTCTAAAAGCATTACAATTGATTCTCCTCCTtcacttttcttcttcttccttctCAAGCTCATATCACTAGGTTGATTAACTTGCATTGATGTATGactatgtttttgttgttgatatATTTGTCCTTAGCATTATAACTTCATGCACTGAAGCAGaatagtgtgtgtgtgtagtttTGTGTAACTTAGTCACTTAAAAAAGGGAAACTTAAAGGTAAATATCACTTTGCTTGCATTTTTCTTAAGAACTTCTTACGAGTTAAAATTAAAACGTAATGCTAACGCTTGGTTAGAACATGCTTCAAGTTGTGCGACCGTGCCCGATCGCATTCAGTGGTAAAAGAGTGTGGTTTTAACCGCAACTAGAGAGAGGTTAGTTTAGTTAGGGTGTGTTAAAGCTAATGGTAATGtggttacagcggttttaggCGACGGCGACGGCGACGGCGGCTTGCGCCGACGACGATTGCCGCCTCGTTCGCAGCACTGGTGGTAGAAATGCTTTCTGAACGCACTCGATGTTGGCCCGACACAGGGGGCAGCGATCACATCTGGAAGGAGAAGAAATTGAAAAGTTAGGTTGGGTTTCGAGGTTAGGTTTGGGGGGTTGTGAACTTACTGTTCGGCGCACTGCCTGCAGGCGGCGATGTGTCCACAAGGAAGGAACATGGTTTCCATCTGGTTGTCGACGCAGATGATGCAGGTCACCGCTTCCAGTATTCGCTCCTCGACGAGTCGTTCGAGCTTGTTGGACTCGGCCGCTTCTTGGCTGAGCTGTTGATCGAGCTTTTCGGCTTGCACCTGGGGACATTCCTGTTGTACTTTGGTGATTTCGATTCCACGCGAGTGTAGGGTTCTCCGGGCGTTGTCGTACACCTCGCGGCACGTCCGCTGAATGTCGAAGACGTACCGCTTGCCGAGTTCGGTATCCTCGTTGAACATGGACACGATCGTGCCCTTGAAGTCGCGGATGAACTGGGTCGTGACGATGGGGCGAACCGTTTCGCAGCAGTAGAACGATTGCTTCTCCGTGACTACCCGGTACAGGGAGGCCGCTGTCCGGTGGTTGGGCAGCTTCAGCTCCAGATTCACCTCTTCGTGCTCTTCGTTCATGTAGGTTAGCCGGATCGATCGTTTGATGGCCTTGGCCGCCTTCATGGCAGGGAATGGGACACTGGAGagagcgaaagagagaggaagcGTTAGTTTGGTGAACAGTTGGTAGGAGAGAGAGTTGGTACTTACTTGAACTTTTCGTCCCCTTTGGAGATCTTGAGTCCATGCGGGTTGACGTCGATCTTGCAGCGAACGGACGGTTCGCTGATGGTAACTCCTTCGAACACTTCTTCGCCGTACCCGTTGAGGGATGAGATCTCTTCCAGGACCCAGTACTGGGCCGACGATGCGGTCATCTTGATTTTGAAGAGCGTTTCATGCTCCTTCGCCACCATTTGGATGAAGTTGTCCGGGATCGGCTCGGGCTCCACATCTTCGAATTTTGGCCTTATGATGTACTCTTGGTAGATGTTCTTTGGTTTCGTTTCGACGGTAGCGTCTTCTAGCGTGACTGAAGAGGCAATGCTCGCTCGCTTGATGTCCGTTTCGGAACACTTGCGCTTGGAAGGTCGTCGCAGCTGTCGACGATCGATCGTACCGGTTAGACTAGCTCGCTCCATGACGTTGAGATTCGCCGGAACCTTTTCCGGGTCATAGCTGTAGCCATCGGCTTGCAGTAACAATGCAGTGAGGTGTGCAGCGGTAGCCCAGCTGGATGTGCTGATATGACCGTCCAGGAGTTCCTGACGAGCTTGCATGTAGAACAACCGCCGCACGCTGTCCTGCAAGATCAGATGGGCCGGAACCCAGAACTTGACCCGCAGTGACAGCAGTATCGGGTGGCTGCGATCGTTGGCGTGAAGACTCAACGGATTCCGCAGGTTGATCCACTGCTTGGCGCTGCACTCGTCCCCTTCGGCAGCTTCAGCATCGCGGACCGGGATCAGCCCGAAGTAGTCAGTCTCACAGATAATGCCGAGATCATTGCAAACCTGCAACAAAACCCAGAAAAAGGAAACAGATATTAGTATCAATTTGATGTGTCAGTGTCTAAGGTAGAGATTTGCTTATCGATACCGCAAAGTTTATCCCATATCTAAAGCCGACCTTTGATTCACCGAAACGGGTTTTTACGCCCTGTACGGAATTCCCACGCCGCAACGCGGTGCTATTCACGAGACTTAGCCCGTTTACGACCTGGTTTTGGGCGACAAGTGATAAAACATTGTCTATTTCCAGCGGGTATGATTCGGCTAGAAAATCGACCTTGCCGAGAAGTCAATGTGTTATTGGAACACCGTGCCGTTGACCTTCTAGCTGATTTCGTACACTAATTTGAAAGTGCAAATTTGGTAGTCATCTGCATGTTGATCGAGATATCAGGACAAATATTGTACTATCAATTTAACGTACGTAACGAGACTTGCAGATAAAGGCACTCAAAGTGCTGTTCCAATACAACGTCTGTTGACAACGACTTGTTATATTTGGATCACGATTCGCGTTATCAGTCGCGCAAACACTGTACTTTTCTTTATCAGCTCGGTTTCCACTCTCGGATAACGTCTCTTTATGGCCCCCTTTATTGGTTGTAGCCGCCCCTCTCGAGCAAAGTTCAAGCCTGTTGTTTTCAGACAAAAAGCCTTGCCCACAAGCCCACACGTGGTGTGGACGTTTTGTTCAACATCTGTATTCAAATGAGGGGAGCCTACTGAACGCAGCTTAACGCATAGGTCAACGatttaaatattacaaaaaaagacCCCAGCAAACGCAGTTTGTCGTTGCCATCAATATAATTGATCGCCAAGTCGTTTTTGTGCTGCtagaaggcgccaaatttgccCACTAGCAAAAGGTTCATTAATCGTGCCTACGCGACACATTTTTCGGGGACGTGATTGAACTGCTAATGCTGCGGAGTGGAAAACAACTCTGGGTACCACGAACACACCAGCAAGAAACCGGCTTTCGCGGGCTGGATTTAACAAATAATGATGGATCAATTGAATAACAACTAAGCGCGGGGTTTGTTTGGTTGTTTGTTTGTATCGTTTTCCCGCTCGCGCTCAAGTTGAAGTCGATGGGGGCCTTTCGTTCGCTCGCGACTCACAGGTGGTAGTTTTAGTTTGGGTGGTTTGAGCTAGTGTGTGGGTTTAGTTTAGGGTGGTAGTTTAAGAATTAATTATCACTTTAGAAAACTTAgtaataatagttttttttctatcttttcagaaaattcccaGGATCAGTGGATACCGAGTGAACCAGACAGCAGATTCATCCTCATCAAACAAATTCTAagctttcaagaaatatgatCACAAATGCCGACTTCTTCAGAGCGAGTGAACCAGTCAACAGATTCATCTTCATCAAACAAATCtaagctttcaaaaaatatgatcACAAATGCGTACTTCATCAGGACGAAAGAACCAGTCAACAGGTTCGTCTTCATCAAACAAATTCTAAGCCTTCAAGAAATATGATCACAAATGCCGACTTCTTCAGAACGAGTGAACCAGTCAAAAGATTCATCTTCATCAAACAAATCTGagctttcaagaaatatgatCACAAATGCCAACTTCATCAGAACGAGTGAACCAGTAAACAGGTTCGTTTTCATCAAACAAATGTCAAGCTTTCACGAAATATGACCACAAGGGCAAACCACAGACTTCATCTGTGAAGTTTGTGCGCAAATCTTGACTTGACAAGCATCCTCGTTGAGTAACCTAAATGAGGCAGATTCACCTGTTCAAGCATTTACAAACGGGGATAAAAGCTCCACCCTAGAACCGCCATCGTTCACTCTTCACTCATCGCCGCTGACAGACGTCTGTCTGCGTGAATCGCTCGCCGCCGCAGTGGATATACCAATATATATATCCACACAAAGCGAAAAATGGCAGAAATTAACACATTCAAAACTCTAGCTTTTTCACATTGAGCAGCGGGTGTGGACTTTGGACCGACCGCCGAACAGTGCGAGAATGGACTTTGTACCTGCACAGAGaggcagcagcagaagcagtaAAAAACTGTATAGACTCGCTATTTTAGCTCCGAAACAAAAGTCGTGAAATTTTGCTCTCGCTTTTGCCGGTTTGCAGTTGCGGCTGCGGCTGCTGTTGCCGGGCCGATCTTGTCGAGAGAGATCGATCGCTAAACGACACGAGCGCGCACAGCTTTTGCTGCGTTCTATACTATATGATATCATCTAGCTTCTGGAGTTGGTATCCACTTGAACTTGAAGTCCGGTACCACCGCCCGCTATCAATTACGGGCGTAATTAGACGGTACAGAACGGATCTCGACATGCGCCGAGTACGTGCAGAGTACGTCACACGCATCGATCATATGGCCGGGCACGTGCTAGTTTCAATTGAGCAGCCGCGGGCAAAGTCCGCCCCGATACAAGATCTTTGATGTGGACCGGGTCGACTCGCATCAATTAGCGCTATCGAGGGGGGTCGGATGTAGCGGCAGTTGATCGATGCTTTAGAAAGGAAGTGACTCACGATCGGCGTTCAGCGTGCTTGACGAAGGGTCACGAGCTTAACTTCATTAGTATATTGCATTGGTACTGCGGTGCGGTGCCAGCTATCAACAAGCAATTACATTGTTCAATGAA from Culex quinquefasciatus strain JHB chromosome 3, VPISU_Cqui_1.0_pri_paternal, whole genome shotgun sequence includes:
- the LOC6038990 gene encoding E3 ubiquitin-protein ligase MYLIP, with protein sequence MWCLVNLPNGTTSGVQCDPKKNSQECLEKVCNDLGIICETDYFGLIPVRDAEAAEGDECSAKQWINLRNPLSLHANDRSHPILLSLRVKFWVPAHLILQDSVRRLFYMQARQELLDGHISTSSWATAAHLTALLLQADGYSYDPEKVPANLNVMERASLTGTIDRRQLRRPSKRKCSETDIKRASIASSVTLEDATVETKPKNIYQEYIIRPKFEDVEPEPIPDNFIQMVAKEHETLFKIKMTASSAQYWVLEEISSLNGYGEEVFEGVTISEPSVRCKIDVNPHGLKISKGDEKFNVPFPAMKAAKAIKRSIRLTYMNEEHEEVNLELKLPNHRTAASLYRVVTEKQSFYCCETVRPIVTTQFIRDFKGTIVSMFNEDTELGKRYVFDIQRTCREVYDNARRTLHSRGIEITKVQQECPQVQAEKLDQQLSQEAAESNKLERLVEERILEAVTCIICVDNQMETMFLPCGHIAACRQCAEQCDRCPLCRANIECVQKAFLPPVLRTRRQSSSAQAAVAVAVA